One Merismopedia glauca CCAP 1448/3 genomic window, GAGCGGCTCATCGATTTGGATTGTTAACACCCATTGAGCATCATCACGCCGATCGCTACAGTGAAGCTTTAAACATCCTGCAAGGTGGCACTGCTTCAGAAAAGCAAATAACACAAAAATGGATTTGCAAACAGTGCAGCCTCATTTACGACCCCATTGCGGGCGATCCTGATTCTGGTATTGCCCCTGGTACAGCATTTGAAGATATTTCTGAAGATTGGTATTGTCCTATCTGCGGGGCTACGAAAAAGATGTTTGTACCGCATTTAGAAGCTATTGTCGCATAGTCGGTATTTTTAAGCAGATATGAAAGTTTTTTTAGCTAGTTTTGAACACCTTGAGCAAGTATCCCAATTATTTGATCGATATCGCGTTTTCTATCAGCAGTCCTCAGATCTCGAAGCTGCGAGAAACTTTCTCGAAGAACGTTTCCAAAAAAGCGATTCTACCCTGTTGGTGGCAAGCTATCGCGGAAAAATAGTGGGGTTTACACAGCTTTATCCTAGTTTCTCCTCGGTATCAATGAAGCCTGTTTGGATCTTAAACGATCTATTTGTGGAGGAACTCTATAGAAACCAGGGAGTTGCAAAGTTACTCAT contains:
- a CDS encoding GNAT family N-acetyltransferase — encoded protein: MKVFLASFEHLEQVSQLFDRYRVFYQQSSDLEAARNFLEERFQKSDSTLLVASYRGKIVGFTQLYPSFSSVSMKPVWILNDLFVEELYRNQGVAKLLMNAAENLARETGVIRITLATQGSNIAAQSLYKSLGYSQQEEFYHYALQV